The following coding sequences lie in one Sinorhizobium fredii USDA 257 genomic window:
- a CDS encoding ribokinase encodes MITVFGSINVDLIATTARLPKPGETVAGTGFSTAAGGKGANQALAARRAGASVRMAGAVGSDSFAEGALALLKAAGTDLGLTKTVGAPTGTAHILVGGDGENVIVVVASANATVSEGDAVSAVEQMSAGDTLMLQLEIPAASVEKALVEAKRRGIRSIINIAPLTPEAARLGRMADIVIANETEFELLAGRSGIAGAEREAAIKGLHDETGQTVIVTLGAEGVAAAHQGEIHRARGLAIEPVDTVGAGDTFCGYLAASLDAGLAFPDALRRAAVAGSLACLKAGAQPSIPLDSEVAARL; translated from the coding sequence ATGATCACTGTCTTTGGGTCCATCAACGTGGACCTGATCGCCACGACCGCACGCCTTCCGAAGCCCGGCGAAACCGTCGCCGGAACGGGCTTTTCCACCGCCGCCGGCGGCAAGGGCGCAAACCAGGCGCTGGCAGCCCGTCGCGCCGGTGCTTCTGTCCGCATGGCCGGCGCCGTCGGCTCGGACAGCTTCGCGGAAGGCGCGCTTGCCCTGCTCAAGGCTGCTGGCACCGACCTTGGCCTCACCAAGACCGTCGGCGCACCGACCGGGACCGCGCATATCCTGGTCGGCGGCGATGGCGAGAACGTCATCGTCGTCGTCGCCAGCGCCAATGCCACGGTGAGCGAGGGCGACGCGGTTTCCGCCGTCGAGCAGATGTCGGCCGGCGACACGCTGATGCTGCAGCTCGAAATTCCCGCTGCCTCGGTGGAAAAGGCGCTCGTAGAGGCAAAACGCCGCGGCATCCGCTCGATCATTAATATCGCGCCGCTGACGCCGGAGGCCGCCCGCCTCGGCCGCATGGCCGATATCGTGATCGCCAACGAGACCGAGTTTGAGCTGCTCGCGGGCAGAAGCGGGATCGCCGGCGCCGAACGGGAAGCGGCGATAAAAGGCCTCCACGATGAAACCGGACAAACCGTCATCGTCACGCTCGGCGCCGAAGGGGTTGCCGCCGCCCATCAGGGCGAAATCCATCGCGCCAGGGGGCTGGCCATTGAGCCGGTCGACACTGTCGGGGCCGGCGATACGTTCTGCGGCTATCTCGCGGCCAGCCTGGACGCGGGCCTCGCCTTCCCCGATGCGCTGCGCCGCGCCGCGGTTGCCGGGTCGCTCGCCTGCCTGAAAGCGGGAGCGCAGCCGTCCATACCGCTCGACTCCGAGGTCGCCG
- a CDS encoding DNA recombination protein RmuC, with translation MEPNAFAFDQPLFLIGTFPVTAGHLVTVAALLFVLLAIASARRARALDADDRDRQLSALLAAQTEMQGRIAAMAEVFGTRQTELNQTLSQRIDGMTHRIGASISEQTKATHENLRRLQERLAVIDSAQNNIQSLAKDMAGLQSILANKQTRGAVGQSRMEAIVADGLPMGAFTFQATLSNGARPDCIIRMPNDQPPLVIDAKFPLEAWNAMRDAPSAERRQQAAQSFRRDMEVHIRDVASKYLLAGETQDTAFLFVPSESIFAEIHEHFEAIVQKAHRQRVVIVSPSLLLLSIQVIQAILKDARMREQAHLIQGEVVRLMEDLSRLDERVRKLQGHFAMTQKDVEDILISSDKLTRRGAKIEALELQAVTPVAQDAKAAGDKATGDKAAGDKAAGDRGDRTVDNRIGQLKLRVVDED, from the coding sequence ATGGAGCCCAATGCCTTTGCCTTCGACCAGCCGTTGTTCCTCATCGGCACCTTTCCCGTAACGGCTGGCCACCTGGTCACCGTTGCCGCTCTCCTGTTCGTTTTGCTAGCGATTGCATCCGCTCGCAGGGCGCGCGCGCTTGACGCCGACGACCGGGACCGGCAGCTATCGGCGCTCCTGGCGGCGCAGACCGAGATGCAGGGACGCATCGCCGCGATGGCGGAGGTGTTCGGCACGCGGCAGACAGAACTCAATCAAACGCTCAGCCAGCGCATCGACGGTATGACGCACCGGATCGGCGCCTCGATCAGCGAGCAGACGAAGGCGACGCATGAGAACCTGCGGCGGCTGCAGGAGCGGCTGGCGGTCATCGACAGCGCCCAAAACAACATCCAGTCGCTCGCGAAAGACATGGCCGGGCTGCAGAGCATTCTTGCCAACAAGCAGACACGCGGCGCCGTCGGCCAGTCGCGCATGGAGGCGATCGTGGCCGACGGCCTGCCCATGGGCGCCTTCACCTTCCAGGCGACGCTCTCGAACGGCGCGCGGCCGGATTGCATCATCCGCATGCCGAACGACCAGCCGCCGCTCGTCATCGACGCGAAGTTCCCGCTCGAAGCCTGGAACGCCATGCGCGATGCGCCGAGTGCCGAGCGGCGCCAACAGGCGGCGCAGTCCTTCCGGCGCGACATGGAGGTGCACATTCGCGATGTCGCCAGCAAATACCTGCTCGCCGGCGAAACGCAGGACACGGCCTTCCTCTTCGTTCCGTCCGAATCGATCTTCGCCGAAATCCACGAGCATTTCGAAGCCATCGTGCAGAAGGCCCATCGCCAGCGTGTCGTCATCGTCTCGCCGTCGCTGCTGCTCCTCTCCATCCAGGTGATCCAGGCGATCCTCAAGGATGCCCGCATGCGCGAGCAGGCGCATCTGATCCAGGGCGAGGTGGTGCGGCTCATGGAGGATTTGTCGCGGCTCGACGAACGGGTCAGAAAGCTGCAGGGGCACTTCGCCATGACGCAGAAGGACGTCGAAGACATCTTGATCTCCTCGGACAAGCTGACGCGGCGCGGCGCCAAGATCGAGGCGCTCGAGCTGCAAGCGGTCACGCCGGTCGCGCAGGACGCCAAGGCGGCGGGAGACAAGGCGACGGGCGACAAGGCTGCGGGCGACAAGGCTGCGGGCGACAGGGGTGACCGGACGGTCGACAACCGCATCGGGCAATTGAAGCTGCGGGTGGTTGACGAGGACTGA